In a single window of the Mucilaginibacter defluvii genome:
- a CDS encoding sensor histidine kinase, which yields MKKQWQFFWHVFVWVCLISFFFFIGKTNSKLSIEALLVLFVLFGLVNISLFYINYLLLIPKLLDRKRYGTYIIIALGVILAYGFLKYGLALVYKEYALVKQKGQMIGFVSYYLSAFFTSLIFVFLSIVLKFSTDWFLNERIQRDLENQRLTAELSFLKSQVNPHFLFNSLNSIYSLAYQRSETTPEAILKLSEIMRYMLYESNDNKVDLEKEIHYLQNYIDLQKIRFGYKAFVEFEVKGDVTTQRIAPLLLISFIENAFKHGVANDPETPIKMNLTVDNGTLDFHIENKKHTNNRDASGGIGLSNVKRRLNLLYPKKYTLDIDDTETCYVCNLKLVL from the coding sequence ATGAAAAAACAGTGGCAATTTTTCTGGCATGTATTTGTGTGGGTGTGCCTGATATCCTTCTTCTTTTTCATCGGCAAAACCAACAGCAAGCTTTCCATCGAGGCTTTGCTGGTGCTGTTTGTTTTGTTTGGGCTGGTAAACATCAGCTTGTTTTATATCAATTACCTGCTGCTTATACCCAAACTGCTTGACCGTAAACGATATGGCACCTACATCATCATCGCTTTAGGCGTGATACTGGCCTACGGCTTTTTAAAATACGGTTTAGCGCTTGTTTACAAAGAGTATGCGCTTGTAAAGCAAAAGGGACAAATGATAGGCTTTGTATCCTATTATCTAAGCGCTTTTTTTACCAGCCTGATTTTTGTATTTCTGAGTATTGTACTCAAATTTTCTACAGATTGGTTTTTGAACGAGCGCATTCAACGCGACCTGGAAAATCAGCGTTTAACAGCCGAGCTATCATTCCTGAAATCGCAGGTAAACCCGCACTTTTTGTTCAACTCACTCAATAGTATCTACTCGCTGGCTTACCAGCGGTCAGAAACCACGCCCGAGGCCATCCTGAAGCTGTCGGAAATTATGCGGTACATGTTGTATGAGAGTAATGATAACAAGGTTGACCTGGAAAAGGAGATCCATTACCTGCAAAATTATATCGACCTGCAAAAAATACGATTCGGTTATAAAGCCTTTGTGGAGTTCGAGGTAAAGGGCGATGTAACTACGCAGCGTATTGCGCCGCTATTACTCATATCATTTATTGAAAACGCCTTTAAACATGGTGTTGCCAATGATCCGGAAACGCCTATAAAAATGAATTTGACGGTGGATAACGGCACGCTCGACTTCCATATCGAAAATAAAAAACACACCAATAATCGCGATGCTTCGGGCGGTATTGGTTTAAGTAATGTTAAACGCAGGCTTAATCTGCTTTATCCTAAAAAATATACCCTGGATATTGACGATACGGAAACCTGTTATGTTTGTAACCTGAAGCTCGTTCTTTAA
- a CDS encoding ABC transporter ATP-binding protein gives MVISTQNLTFNFGNQKVVNSLSLQVPQGSIYGFLGPNGAGKTTTIKLLLNLLKTDEGSISVFGKDLKSNRIEILSKTGSLIEQPAIYLHLTGRENLVNRAGLLQLPIRRVDEMLELVQLKHAANKKAGQYSLGMKQRLGIALALLSDPELLILDEPTNGLDPNGIIEIRELLINLTRQHGKTVFISSHLLSEIERMATHVGIINNGSMLFQGSIAELEALNQALLLIEVNNTVDAANLLKRHQYEVAQVTETLVGLSYLSKQQSGEINTLLVNNGYTVYSIGKQQQDLETLFLSITKQA, from the coding sequence ATGGTAATCAGCACGCAAAACCTAACCTTTAACTTCGGCAATCAAAAGGTTGTCAACTCCTTATCGTTACAAGTTCCGCAAGGAAGCATATATGGTTTTTTAGGGCCGAACGGCGCCGGTAAAACCACCACTATAAAATTGCTGCTTAATCTGTTAAAAACGGATGAAGGCAGCATTTCTGTTTTTGGGAAAGACCTGAAAAGCAACCGTATCGAAATACTTTCAAAAACAGGCTCGCTGATAGAGCAACCGGCCATTTACCTGCACCTTACCGGGCGCGAAAACCTGGTAAACCGCGCAGGCTTGTTGCAGCTGCCAATCCGCCGGGTTGATGAAATGCTCGAACTGGTACAGCTTAAACATGCTGCCAACAAAAAAGCCGGACAGTATTCGCTGGGTATGAAACAACGGCTGGGCATCGCCCTCGCACTGTTAAGCGATCCTGAGCTTTTGATACTGGATGAACCAACCAACGGGCTCGACCCGAACGGTATCATCGAAATACGTGAGTTGCTCATCAACTTAACCCGTCAGCATGGCAAAACAGTTTTTATCAGCAGTCACCTGCTTTCAGAAATTGAGCGTATGGCCACCCATGTGGGCATTATCAATAACGGCAGCATGCTTTTTCAGGGTAGTATTGCCGAGCTGGAAGCGCTTAACCAGGCCTTGTTACTTATTGAGGTTAATAATACGGTTGATGCGGCCAACCTGTTAAAGCGGCATCAGTATGAGGTTGCCCAGGTTACCGAAACATTGGTTGGTTTGTCCTACCTGTCAAAACAGCAAAGCGGCGAAATCAATACCCTGCTGGTAAACAACGGTTATACCGTTTACAGCATCGGTAAACAACAGCAAGATCTTGAAACGCTCTTCTTATCCATCACCAAACAAGCCTGA
- a CDS encoding ABC transporter permease — MKAFLLSLRSEFYKTRKTLAFWCAILLPLLICLLMTIGFLTNAEKMASWPGELLWIRFVGNVLNVMGVLLLPMFTVFTAYSINNIEHRADTWKMLFSLPLPKFAVYSAKYIYALLLIFISLALFVLFTIGFANLLSVIKPELRFNEYHMEFTLMQIYFKLFLSALGILSLQFLFSLLWKDFLKPMGIGFVGTISGIIMASAGWKYAYLFPYSHPMLALTNMMPRTKAPAQSRQLVINIFTDDVYVSLAVAVVVFFAGFFILQKRSIK, encoded by the coding sequence ATGAAAGCATTTTTACTCTCCCTACGGTCTGAATTTTATAAAACCCGCAAAACACTGGCTTTTTGGTGCGCTATACTGCTGCCCCTGCTTATTTGCCTGTTAATGACCATTGGCTTTTTAACCAATGCCGAAAAAATGGCAAGTTGGCCGGGCGAGTTACTGTGGATAAGGTTTGTTGGCAATGTTTTAAACGTTATGGGCGTTTTACTGCTGCCTATGTTTACAGTTTTTACAGCCTATTCAATAAACAACATTGAACACCGGGCCGATACCTGGAAAATGCTTTTCAGCCTGCCGCTGCCAAAGTTCGCGGTATATAGCGCAAAGTATATTTATGCTTTATTGCTGATATTTATAAGCCTGGCTTTGTTTGTACTGTTCACTATTGGCTTTGCTAACCTGCTATCTGTAATTAAACCAGAATTAAGGTTTAATGAGTACCACATGGAATTTACGCTGATGCAGATATATTTTAAATTATTTCTTTCAGCGTTAGGCATTCTTTCATTACAATTTTTGTTCAGCCTTTTGTGGAAGGATTTTCTAAAACCGATGGGTATTGGCTTTGTAGGCACCATATCAGGCATTATCATGGCATCGGCAGGATGGAAGTATGCTTATCTGTTCCCTTATTCACACCCCATGCTGGCACTAACCAATATGATGCCGCGTACCAAAGCTCCAGCCCAGTCAAGGCAATTGGTTATAAACATATTTACCGATGATGTTTACGTGAGCCTTGCAGTGGCTGTGGTCGTATTTTTTGCAGGATTCTTCATCTTACAAAAACGCAGCATTAAGTAG
- a CDS encoding MFS transporter: protein MPEADSTTPTKTDAFAALRFKDFRSYITMRFFFTFAYQMQNVVLSIYIYDVTHDKFALGLIGLYEAIPAIGLSLYGGYIADKLEKRKMLLLIFGTIFFSSLVMMAATHKGAGDYLHMRTVVPIIYGMLFVNGLARAFYAPAAFSVLANSVPREVYPNSSTWNSSSWQIASIIAPVVGSFIYAYLGITGAFITIVIFLAVAFVSVCLLKKVPPVFMPKEGIWKSLSEGIRFVFNTKMLVGALSLDMFSVFFGGAVALLPVFAKDILHVGPEGVGVMRGATSLGAVLTMLSMTRFSPMGKPWRNLLIAVAGFGLSIICFGLSRNFYLSLVFLFLEGGFDSVSVLIRGTIMQMLTPDEMRGRVSAVNQMFIGSSNEIGEFESGVAAKLLDTVPAVIFGGTMTLIVVTITYFKTKKLVPLTLTDINKKPEVAT from the coding sequence GTGCCCGAAGCCGACAGTACCACACCCACGAAAACCGACGCGTTTGCCGCCCTGCGGTTTAAAGATTTCCGTTCATATATTACCATGCGTTTCTTTTTTACGTTTGCTTATCAAATGCAGAACGTAGTGCTGAGTATCTACATTTATGATGTTACGCACGATAAATTCGCTCTCGGTCTTATAGGCCTGTATGAAGCCATACCGGCAATAGGGTTATCGCTTTATGGTGGTTACATTGCCGATAAGCTGGAGAAACGCAAAATGCTGCTACTCATATTCGGTACCATATTTTTCTCATCGCTGGTGATGATGGCCGCCACGCACAAAGGCGCGGGCGATTATTTGCACATGCGCACCGTAGTGCCCATAATTTACGGTATGCTTTTCGTTAACGGGCTGGCCAGAGCGTTTTATGCCCCGGCGGCTTTTTCAGTACTGGCCAACAGCGTACCGCGCGAGGTATACCCCAACTCCAGCACCTGGAACAGCTCGAGCTGGCAGATCGCCTCTATCATAGCGCCGGTGGTGGGCAGCTTTATTTATGCTTACCTGGGTATTACAGGCGCGTTTATTACTATCGTAATCTTTTTAGCAGTGGCCTTTGTATCGGTATGCCTGCTTAAAAAAGTACCGCCGGTGTTTATGCCTAAAGAGGGAATCTGGAAAAGCCTGTCTGAAGGTATACGTTTTGTTTTTAATACCAAGATGCTTGTTGGCGCGCTTAGTTTGGATATGTTCTCCGTGTTTTTTGGTGGCGCGGTGGCTTTGCTGCCCGTGTTTGCCAAGGATATTCTGCACGTTGGCCCCGAGGGTGTAGGGGTAATGCGGGGCGCAACCTCATTAGGCGCGGTGCTGACCATGCTGAGCATGACACGTTTTTCGCCGATGGGGAAGCCCTGGCGCAATTTGCTTATCGCGGTAGCTGGCTTTGGCTTATCCATAATTTGTTTTGGCTTGTCGCGAAATTTCTATCTGTCGCTGGTTTTCCTGTTTCTTGAGGGTGGGTTTGATAGTGTCAGTGTGCTAATACGCGGCACTATTATGCAAATGCTTACGCCTGATGAAATGCGTGGCAGGGTATCGGCCGTGAACCAAATGTTCATCGGCTCATCTAACGAGATAGGGGAGTTTGAATCGGGCGTTGCGGCCAAGTTACTGGATACCGTCCCGGCGGTAATATTCGGCGGCACCATGACCTTGATTGTGGTTACTATTACCTATTTTAAAACCAAAAAGCTGGTACCGCTTACCCTTACGGATATCAATAAAAAACCCGAGGTGGCTACTTAA
- a CDS encoding M20/M25/M40 family metallo-hydrolase, producing MKKLLLSAAILFSGLSLQAQDSLMMRNIYDEALVNGQGYENLRYLCKKIGPRLSGSPNAQKAVEWGKKLMEDYGFDRVYLQEVMVPHWVRGAKEQGAIIDGNKKIPVPICALGMSIATPAAGITANVIEVKSIKEMQDLGESVIKGKIVFFNRPFDPRYIETGQGYGAAGDQRFVGPAEAAKLGAVGAIVRSLSPALDNYPHTGGTLSAPGTKMIPAAAISTMAADKLSGMLRLRKLPLIKFWFKQSCQTLPEVKSYNVIGELTGTDHPKKVITVGGHLDSWDLAEGAHDDGTGIVQSAEALRILKALKYKPKNSVRAVFFMNEENGTRGGLKYAELAAKNKEDHIAAIETDEGGFVPRGFGFDASPEVVAKINKNWKKLFEPYEADRLVKGEGGTDIEPLKETVPNITLISFLPDSQRYFDLHHTAADVFEKVHKRELELGTAAMASLIYLIDQHGLK from the coding sequence ATGAAAAAACTCTTACTCTCTGCTGCCATACTGTTCAGCGGCTTGTCGCTACAGGCACAGGATTCGCTGATGATGCGTAATATTTACGACGAAGCCCTGGTTAACGGCCAGGGGTATGAAAACCTGCGTTACCTGTGTAAAAAGATCGGTCCGCGTTTAAGTGGTTCACCCAATGCTCAAAAAGCTGTAGAGTGGGGCAAAAAACTAATGGAAGATTACGGTTTCGACCGTGTTTACCTGCAGGAAGTAATGGTGCCCCATTGGGTACGCGGCGCTAAGGAGCAGGGTGCTATTATTGATGGCAATAAAAAAATTCCGGTGCCTATCTGCGCGTTGGGTATGTCTATTGCCACACCTGCAGCCGGCATCACGGCCAATGTTATCGAGGTGAAGAGCATTAAAGAAATGCAGGATTTGGGTGAGAGCGTTATAAAAGGTAAGATCGTTTTCTTTAACCGCCCGTTTGATCCGCGTTACATCGAGACAGGCCAGGGTTACGGTGCGGCCGGCGATCAGCGGTTTGTTGGCCCGGCCGAGGCCGCTAAGCTGGGCGCGGTCGGCGCTATTGTCCGTTCGTTAAGCCCGGCGCTGGATAACTATCCGCATACCGGTGGCACTTTAAGCGCTCCGGGTACAAAGATGATACCGGCAGCGGCTATATCAACCATGGCTGCCGATAAACTAAGCGGCATGTTAAGGCTGCGTAAACTGCCGCTGATAAAGTTCTGGTTTAAGCAAAGCTGCCAAACACTGCCCGAAGTAAAATCATACAACGTTATTGGTGAACTTACCGGAACAGATCATCCTAAAAAAGTGATCACCGTGGGCGGTCACCTCGATTCGTGGGACCTGGCCGAGGGCGCGCATGATGATGGTACGGGCATTGTACAATCAGCTGAAGCATTACGCATTTTGAAAGCGCTGAAATATAAGCCTAAGAATTCGGTGCGTGCGGTATTTTTTATGAATGAGGAGAACGGTACCCGCGGCGGTTTAAAATACGCCGAGCTGGCCGCTAAAAATAAGGAAGACCATATTGCCGCAATTGAAACAGATGAAGGTGGCTTTGTGCCGCGCGGCTTTGGCTTTGATGCTTCGCCCGAAGTGGTTGCGAAAATTAATAAGAACTGGAAAAAACTGTTTGAACCTTACGAGGCCGACCGGCTGGTAAAAGGCGAAGGCGGGACAGATATTGAACCATTAAAGGAAACAGTGCCGAATATTACGCTGATCAGCTTTTTGCCCGACTCGCAGCGTTATTTTGATTTGCACCATACAGCAGCCGATGTATTTGAAAAAGTGCACAAGCGCGAGTTGGAATTAGGCACGGCAGCGATGGCTTCGTTGATTTATCTGATAGATCAGCATGGGTTGAAATAG
- a CDS encoding GH3 auxin-responsive promoter family protein, producing MSIFNSVISWFMKKRIHQIELFMKYPNEVQEEWFENLIMGAENTEWGKKHHYKSIENLNDYRERVPIQTYDSLKPYIERMLKGEQNVLWQSEVRWFAKSSGTTSDRSKFIPVSEEALEECHFKGGKDALTIYYNNRPDAKLFSGKSLTIGGSQQVSQFSPETSFGDLSAVIMKNLPFWAEFGRTPNLDIALLDNFEEKIEKIAKTTLDVNVTGIGGVPTWNIVLFNRILELTGKDNMLEIWPNLEFCFHGGVSFTPYREQFKKLIPTDRMYYLESYNASEGYFGIQDQVQHGDMLLMLDYGIFYEFLPVEHMHDENPKTLTLDEVELGKNYALIITTNAGLWRYMIGDTVKFTSLSPYRIQISGRTKHYINTFGEEVIIDNAERALEEACKNTGAIIRDYTAAPVYFDGRQCGAHEWLIEFVKPPAEFERFVDILDETLRQINSDYDAKRFKDMALRRPIVRRVAEGTFFNWLKEKGKLGGQNKVPRLANDREYVDAILRMLEPA from the coding sequence ATGTCCATTTTTAATTCTGTTATATCCTGGTTCATGAAAAAGCGTATCCACCAGATAGAGCTTTTTATGAAATACCCCAATGAAGTGCAGGAAGAGTGGTTTGAGAACCTGATAATGGGCGCTGAAAATACCGAATGGGGTAAAAAGCATCATTATAAATCCATTGAAAACCTTAATGATTACCGCGAGCGCGTACCCATCCAAACGTATGACAGCCTGAAGCCTTATATCGAGCGTATGCTCAAAGGCGAGCAGAATGTGTTGTGGCAATCGGAGGTGCGCTGGTTCGCCAAATCATCAGGTACTACCAGCGACAGGAGCAAGTTTATTCCCGTAAGTGAAGAAGCGCTGGAAGAATGCCACTTTAAAGGCGGTAAAGATGCGTTGACCATCTATTATAACAACCGGCCTGACGCTAAACTCTTCAGCGGTAAATCGCTCACCATTGGCGGCAGCCAGCAGGTAAGCCAGTTCAGTCCTGAAACCTCTTTTGGTGATCTATCGGCGGTTATCATGAAAAACCTGCCTTTTTGGGCGGAGTTTGGCCGCACTCCAAACCTGGATATCGCGCTATTGGATAATTTTGAAGAAAAGATAGAAAAGATAGCCAAAACCACGCTCGATGTAAACGTTACCGGTATTGGCGGCGTACCTACCTGGAATATTGTGCTTTTCAATCGCATACTTGAACTTACCGGTAAGGATAACATGCTCGAAATATGGCCTAACCTGGAGTTCTGCTTTCATGGCGGGGTAAGCTTTACGCCATACCGAGAGCAATTTAAAAAACTGATCCCAACGGATAGGATGTATTACCTGGAAAGCTATAATGCCTCCGAAGGTTATTTCGGCATACAGGACCAGGTACAGCATGGCGATATGCTGCTGATGTTGGATTACGGTATTTTTTACGAGTTTTTACCCGTAGAGCACATGCACGATGAAAACCCCAAAACCCTTACGCTTGATGAGGTGGAGTTGGGTAAAAACTATGCGCTGATTATTACCACTAATGCCGGGCTATGGCGGTACATGATAGGGGATACTGTGAAATTTACCAGCCTGTCACCGTACCGTATACAGATATCAGGGCGTACCAAGCATTACATTAACACCTTTGGCGAGGAAGTAATTATTGATAACGCCGAGCGCGCGCTTGAGGAAGCCTGCAAAAATACAGGCGCCATTATTCGCGATTATACCGCTGCCCCCGTTTATTTCGACGGACGGCAGTGCGGCGCGCACGAGTGGCTGATAGAATTTGTGAAACCCCCGGCCGAGTTCGAGCGTTTTGTAGATATACTGGACGAAACCCTGCGCCAGATCAACTCTGACTATGACGCCAAGCGCTTTAAGGACATGGCCCTGCGCCGCCCGATAGTACGCCGCGTAGCCGAAGGTACCTTTTTTAACTGGCTTAAAGAAAAAGGTAAACTTGGCGGCCAAAACAAAGTGCCCCGCCTGGCTAATGACCGTGAGTATGTTGATGCTATTTTGCGGATGCTGGAACCAGCGTAA
- the lptB gene encoding LPS export ABC transporter ATP-binding protein → MILQAEHLIKKYKQRTVVNDVSFNVAQGEIVGLLGPNGAGKTTSFYMIVGLIKPNEGRIILDDSEITGDPMYRRAQKGIGYLAQEASVFRKLSVEDNIKAVLEMGQMSKEQQRDKLEELIDEFSLHKVRKNRGDLLSGGERRRTEIARALAAEPNFILLDEPFAGVDPIAVEEIQAMVYKLKHRNIGILITDHNVQETLSITDRAYLLFEGKILESGVPEVLAENEMVRKVYLGANFVLKRKSFAI, encoded by the coding sequence ATGATCCTGCAGGCAGAGCATTTAATAAAGAAATATAAGCAGCGTACTGTTGTTAATGATGTATCGTTCAATGTGGCGCAGGGCGAAATTGTGGGTTTGCTTGGGCCAAACGGTGCGGGTAAAACCACGTCGTTTTATATGATAGTGGGTTTGATAAAACCTAACGAAGGCCGTATCATCCTGGATGATAGCGAAATAACCGGCGACCCGATGTATCGCCGTGCGCAAAAAGGTATTGGTTACCTGGCACAGGAGGCATCGGTGTTTCGCAAGCTTTCTGTAGAAGATAATATCAAGGCCGTGCTCGAGATGGGGCAGATGAGTAAGGAGCAACAGCGCGATAAGCTGGAAGAACTGATTGATGAGTTCAGCCTGCATAAAGTGCGCAAAAACCGTGGCGACCTGCTGTCAGGCGGTGAACGCCGCCGTACCGAAATTGCACGCGCCCTTGCTGCTGAGCCAAACTTTATATTGCTTGATGAACCCTTTGCCGGTGTCGATCCCATAGCTGTTGAAGAGATACAGGCGATGGTGTACAAACTCAAACACCGCAACATCGGTATCCTTATTACTGACCACAATGTACAGGAAACGTTGTCAATTACGGACAGGGCTTATTTGCTGTTTGAAGGAAAAATATTAGAGTCGGGCGTACCCGAAGTATTAGCTGAAAATGAAATGGTAAGAAAAGTGTATCTTGGTGCGAACTTTGTGCTTAAACGCAAGAGTTTTGCCATTTAA
- the gltX gene encoding glutamate--tRNA ligase, with amino-acid sequence MADNKVRVRFAPSPTGGLHLGGVRTVLFNYLFAKKHGGEFILRIEDTDQTRYVEGAEQYIMDCLQWCGLTPDESPVVGGPYAPYRQSERKPLYREYAEKLVAEGHAYYAFDTPEELAKKREDVPNFQYGHGHRYDMRNSLTLPLHEVEKLLHDGTPHVIRIKMPEDDSISFKDMIRGYVSFETNQVDDKVLLKADGMPTYHLAVVVDDYLMKITHALRGEEWLPSAPVHLLLWEYLGWKDSMPQWAHLPLILKPDGHGKLSKRDGARLGFPVYAMNWEDQKSGELTPGFRELGFLPEAFLNLLAMLGWNDGTDQEVFSLDELVEKFSMERVSKAGAKFDFDKAKWFNAEWIKKLNAESLKQKVKEIFASNAVAVNDDTRLLKVIELIKDRCVLLTDFYTQGAYFFEQPKEYDLNAVKPKWTDAKTDFFNELKAKYTTAAAWGAAGLETEFKEFTTEKGFKIGDVMLPFRIMLVGGKFGPHVFDIAEMLGRDETVVRIEKALEAFTA; translated from the coding sequence ATGGCTGACAATAAAGTAAGAGTAAGATTTGCGCCCAGCCCAACGGGCGGTTTACATTTAGGCGGTGTACGTACCGTATTGTTTAATTATTTGTTTGCCAAAAAACACGGCGGCGAATTTATTTTACGTATTGAGGATACCGATCAAACACGCTACGTTGAAGGCGCGGAGCAATATATAATGGATTGCCTGCAATGGTGTGGCCTCACGCCTGATGAAAGCCCGGTAGTAGGCGGTCCGTATGCCCCTTACCGCCAAAGTGAGCGCAAGCCTTTGTACCGTGAATACGCCGAAAAGCTGGTTGCCGAAGGCCATGCTTACTATGCTTTTGACACCCCTGAAGAACTGGCTAAAAAACGCGAAGACGTACCCAACTTTCAATATGGCCATGGTCACCGTTATGATATGCGTAACTCGCTTACTTTACCTTTACACGAGGTAGAGAAGTTATTACATGATGGTACGCCGCACGTTATCCGCATAAAAATGCCCGAGGATGACAGTATCAGTTTTAAGGACATGATACGCGGCTACGTAAGTTTTGAAACCAACCAGGTTGATGATAAAGTATTGCTAAAGGCTGATGGTATGCCGACCTACCACCTTGCTGTGGTGGTTGATGATTACCTGATGAAGATAACCCATGCCCTGCGTGGCGAGGAATGGCTGCCATCAGCACCGGTACACCTGCTGCTGTGGGAATATTTAGGCTGGAAAGACAGCATGCCGCAATGGGCGCATTTGCCATTGATATTAAAACCCGACGGCCACGGCAAGCTGAGCAAGCGCGATGGTGCAAGGTTAGGCTTCCCGGTATATGCTATGAATTGGGAAGATCAAAAGAGCGGCGAATTAACGCCGGGTTTCCGTGAACTGGGCTTTTTGCCCGAGGCTTTTTTAAACCTGCTGGCTATGCTGGGCTGGAATGATGGCACCGATCAGGAAGTTTTCTCGCTGGATGAACTGGTTGAAAAATTCAGCATGGAGCGGGTAAGTAAAGCCGGAGCTAAGTTTGATTTTGACAAAGCCAAATGGTTCAACGCCGAGTGGATTAAGAAACTTAATGCTGAAAGCTTAAAGCAGAAAGTTAAAGAAATATTTGCCAGCAATGCAGTAGCGGTTAACGATGATACCAGGCTGCTGAAAGTGATAGAACTGATTAAAGATCGTTGCGTATTGCTAACCGACTTTTACACGCAGGGCGCTTACTTTTTTGAACAGCCAAAGGAGTACGACCTCAACGCGGTTAAACCAAAATGGACCGACGCCAAAACCGATTTTTTTAATGAGTTAAAAGCCAAATATACTACTGCCGCTGCATGGGGTGCTGCCGGTCTGGAAACAGAGTTTAAAGAGTTCACTACCGAGAAAGGCTTTAAGATAGGCGATGTAATGCTGCCTTTCCGCATTATGCTGGTAGGTGGTAAATTCGGTCCGCATGTTTTTGATATTGCCGAGATGCTGGGCAGGGATGAAACCGTTGTGAGGATTGAAAAGGCTTTGGAGGCGTTCACGGCGTAA
- a CDS encoding HAMP domain-containing sensor histidine kinase, giving the protein MNPYQQKRRWKYLLLAFAVVIASGSLLYTNYLVKNIAQSERTRAQVWALSMRQIFLSDDNDFLNYVFAVRDSLTVPALVVDDKGEFKYKKGLDSTKTFIKLEAEENKSIQYDTAYFRQELNYMKEQHDPIRLEVFGSQWLVYYKDSALLTQLKFFPYVQLSVIAIFLLTAYTAFSSSRKSEQNQVWVGLAKETAHQLGTPISSLMAWIELMKDKFNAEDDPLIAEMENDVKRLEIVADRFSKIGSRPVLEEHVVFYVVKDFMDYFRVRVSDRITFKMNGNTDVKAGLNIPLFDWVLENLLKNAVNAIAEKGTISIEITESKKQVFIDVTDTGKGIPRSKFDTVFQPGYTTRKRGWGLGLSLTKRMIENYHNGHIYVKDSEVGKGTTFRIVLKAIKNDQQATA; this is encoded by the coding sequence ATGAATCCGTATCAACAAAAACGCCGCTGGAAATACCTGTTACTTGCCTTTGCCGTGGTGATAGCCAGCGGATCGTTACTATACACCAATTACCTGGTTAAAAACATTGCCCAAAGCGAGCGCACCCGCGCACAAGTATGGGCGTTAAGCATGCGTCAGATATTTTTGAGCGACGATAACGACTTTCTGAACTATGTTTTCGCCGTGCGCGACAGCCTTACCGTGCCCGCCCTTGTGGTTGATGATAAGGGCGAATTCAAGTACAAGAAGGGACTGGACAGTACCAAGACTTTTATCAAGCTTGAAGCCGAGGAAAACAAAAGCATTCAGTACGATACAGCTTATTTCAGACAGGAACTCAACTACATGAAGGAGCAGCACGACCCGATCAGGCTCGAGGTTTTCGGCTCGCAATGGCTGGTTTATTATAAGGATTCGGCTTTGCTTACGCAGCTCAAATTTTTTCCGTATGTGCAGCTATCGGTTATCGCCATATTCCTGCTAACGGCCTACACAGCATTTAGCTCATCCCGAAAGTCGGAACAGAATCAGGTTTGGGTGGGTTTGGCTAAAGAAACTGCGCATCAGCTGGGTACGCCTATATCATCACTCATGGCCTGGATTGAACTGATGAAAGACAAATTCAATGCTGAAGATGATCCGCTGATTGCTGAAATGGAAAACGATGTGAAGCGGCTGGAGATTGTGGCCGACAGGTTTTCCAAGATCGGCTCGCGCCCGGTACTGGAAGAGCATGTGGTATTTTATGTAGTAAAGGATTTTATGGACTACTTCAGGGTACGGGTAAGCGACCGTATCACCTTTAAAATGAATGGGAACACCGATGTAAAAGCCGGCCTCAACATCCCGTTATTTGATTGGGTACTGGAAAACCTGCTGAAGAACGCCGTTAACGCCATAGCCGAAAAAGGCACAATCAGCATTGAGATAACCGAAAGTAAAAAGCAGGTATTTATTGATGTGACCGACACCGGTAAAGGTATTCCGCGCTCCAAATTTGACACTGTTTTTCAACCGGGGTATACTACCAGGAAACGCGGATGGGGCTTAGGCCTCTCGTTAACAAAGAGGATGATTGAAAATTACCACAACGGGCACATCTACGTAAAGGATTCGGAAGTGGGTAAGGGCACTACCTTCAGAATAGTTTTAAAAGCGATAAAAAATGATCAGCAAGCCACAGCCTGA